The following proteins are encoded in a genomic region of Leptospira wolbachii serovar Codice str. CDC:
- a CDS encoding DEAD/DEAH box helicase: MPDIVHVTYGHTGKSSKVNSMGMREMQEKAFLARDAQYLLIKAPPASGKSRALMYVALDKLTNQGLKKVIVAVPEKSIGGSFGKTNLKSGGFFADWEPKDEYNLCTPGTDGSKSKVQAFKNFLNNKESILICTHATLRFAFEELDESKFIDTVLAIDEFHHVSSDGDNRLGELLRSIMEKSNAHIIAMTGSYFRGDTAPVLSPEAEAKFTKVSYNYYEQLNGYTYLKTLGIGYHFYQGKYTSAILEVLDTNKKTILHIPNVNSGESTKDKHNEVDTIIDAIGSVTKVDPLTGVIFVKSKDGKTIKVADLVNDTPSDRDKIQSYLRNMKSVDDMDLIIALGMAKEGFDWPYCEHALTVGYRGSLTEIIQIIGRCTRDSDNKTHAQFTNLIAQPDAADGQVKIAVNNMLKAITASLLMEQVLAPNFKFKTKLSDEDKPEPGEIKIRGFKTPSSKRVQDIIESDLNDLKATILQDDTMIKAMPGNVDPEVINKVLIPKIIQIKYPELSDGEVEELRQHVVLDSVFKNGETKEVGDKRFIRMADRFVNIDDLHIDLIDQINPFQKAFEILSKSVTSQVLKVIQEAIESTRMKMDFEEAKIL; encoded by the coding sequence ATGCCAGATATTGTTCACGTAACTTACGGCCATACAGGCAAAAGCTCTAAGGTCAATTCCATGGGGATGCGCGAGATGCAAGAAAAAGCATTTTTGGCTCGCGATGCACAGTATCTTCTCATCAAAGCCCCTCCAGCCTCTGGAAAATCAAGAGCGCTTATGTATGTCGCCTTAGATAAGTTAACCAACCAAGGATTAAAGAAAGTGATCGTTGCCGTGCCAGAAAAATCAATTGGCGGATCATTTGGCAAAACAAACTTAAAAAGCGGTGGTTTTTTTGCAGACTGGGAACCAAAGGACGAATACAATCTTTGCACCCCAGGAACAGATGGAAGTAAAAGCAAAGTCCAGGCATTCAAAAATTTCCTAAACAATAAAGAATCTATTTTAATATGTACTCACGCCACCCTACGCTTCGCCTTTGAGGAGTTAGATGAATCTAAATTTATAGATACAGTCCTCGCCATAGATGAATTCCACCACGTATCTTCTGACGGTGACAATCGACTCGGCGAGTTACTTCGTTCCATCATGGAAAAATCAAATGCCCATATCATTGCCATGACAGGGTCTTATTTTAGAGGAGATACCGCCCCAGTTCTCTCTCCAGAAGCAGAGGCAAAATTCACAAAAGTTTCTTACAATTACTATGAACAGTTAAATGGATATACTTACCTAAAAACACTGGGGATCGGATACCATTTTTACCAAGGCAAATACACTTCCGCGATCCTAGAAGTTTTGGATACAAACAAAAAGACCATCCTCCATATACCAAATGTTAACTCGGGTGAATCCACAAAGGATAAACACAACGAAGTGGATACGATCATTGATGCCATTGGATCTGTAACTAAAGTCGATCCACTTACAGGAGTTATTTTCGTAAAATCAAAAGACGGGAAAACGATCAAAGTTGCAGACCTTGTCAATGATACACCTTCTGATCGTGACAAAATCCAATCTTACCTTCGTAATATGAAATCTGTTGACGATATGGATTTGATCATTGCTCTTGGGATGGCGAAAGAAGGTTTTGATTGGCCTTACTGCGAACATGCACTCACCGTCGGATACAGAGGTTCTTTAACCGAAATCATCCAAATCATTGGTCGATGTACGAGAGATAGTGACAACAAAACCCATGCCCAATTTACAAACCTAATCGCCCAACCCGATGCCGCCGATGGTCAAGTGAAAATAGCAGTCAATAACATGCTAAAGGCGATTACAGCCTCTCTCCTTATGGAGCAGGTTCTAGCACCTAACTTTAAATTTAAAACAAAACTGTCTGATGAAGACAAACCAGAACCTGGCGAAATCAAAATCAGGGGATTTAAAACACCTAGTTCTAAACGGGTGCAAGACATCATCGAATCCGATCTAAACGATCTAAAAGCGACAATTTTGCAAGACGATACAATGATCAAAGCAATGCCAGGGAATGTGGATCCCGAGGTAATCAACAAGGTTCTAATACCAAAAATCATACAAATCAAATACCCTGAGCTTTCGGATGGGGAAGTGGAAGAATTACGCCAGCACGTGGTACTCGACTCTGTCTTTAAAAACGGTGAAACAAAAGAAGTTGGCGACAAACGATTCATCCGAATGGCAGACCGATTCGTTAATATCGATGACCTTCATATCGACTTAATCGACCAAATCAATCCCTTTCAAAAGGCATTTGAAATCTTATCAAAGTCTGTTACTTCTCAGGTATTGAAGGTAATCCAAGAAGCAATCGAGTCGACGAGAATGAAAATGGACTTTGAAGAAGCAAAAATTCTTTGA
- a CDS encoding GIY-YIG nuclease family protein — MDKKDVLKEIFENDPFGILTVKQSSSSSQSEEERLLTSFQEIIAFYEANHREPSPSENIQEHQLYTRLKGIRSNPDKCASLAKFDSHGLLQQKPLEINSFDDIFSSDCLGLLNDDSQDIFTFKHVPKDSERASTDFVAKRKPCKNFGEYENLFKNCQRELKENKRKLIPFTEKILQPKEFYVQNGVLLYLESVQFEKEVQDFKSGSRVRKDGRTRIIFENGTESNMLYRSLYKVLLANGQAVSETDSQMNQEFNQNFNHINEEDKEEGFIYVLKSKSEKPNIRDISNLYKIGFTRIPIEERIKNAMNEPTYLMADVRIVKVYKCYNLNPQKLENLLHRFFGKVCLNVDVFDLDGQRHTPREWFIAPLDILDQAIHLIITGEIYKYHFDEKKEELSLREV, encoded by the coding sequence ATGGATAAAAAAGATGTTTTAAAAGAGATTTTCGAAAACGATCCATTTGGGATCTTGACTGTCAAACAATCAAGTTCCTCATCTCAATCGGAAGAAGAAAGACTCCTAACTTCTTTCCAAGAAATCATCGCTTTTTATGAGGCAAATCATAGAGAACCTTCTCCTTCGGAAAATATCCAGGAACACCAACTCTACACTCGATTGAAAGGAATTCGTTCGAATCCAGATAAATGTGCCTCACTTGCAAAATTTGATTCACACGGCTTATTACAACAAAAACCGTTAGAAATCAATTCCTTCGATGATATCTTCAGTAGCGATTGTTTAGGTTTATTAAACGATGACTCGCAAGATATATTTACCTTCAAACATGTCCCTAAAGATTCAGAAAGAGCGAGCACCGACTTTGTCGCCAAACGCAAACCCTGCAAAAATTTTGGAGAATATGAAAATTTATTTAAAAACTGCCAACGAGAATTAAAGGAAAACAAACGAAAGCTCATTCCGTTCACAGAAAAAATCCTCCAACCAAAGGAATTCTATGTGCAAAACGGCGTTTTACTCTATTTAGAAAGTGTTCAATTCGAAAAAGAAGTCCAGGATTTCAAAAGTGGAAGTCGTGTGAGAAAAGACGGCAGAACGCGCATTATATTCGAGAACGGAACCGAATCCAATATGTTATATCGGTCTTTATACAAAGTTCTTCTCGCAAATGGACAAGCTGTTTCTGAAACAGATTCCCAGATGAACCAAGAATTTAATCAAAATTTTAATCATATAAACGAAGAAGACAAAGAAGAAGGATTCATTTACGTATTAAAATCCAAAAGCGAAAAACCAAACATCCGTGATATCTCAAATTTATACAAAATTGGTTTTACGAGGATTCCCATTGAAGAACGAATCAAAAATGCAATGAACGAACCTACTTATCTTATGGCAGACGTTCGCATTGTAAAAGTTTATAAATGTTATAACTTAAATCCCCAGAAACTAGAAAATCTTTTACATCGATTTTTCGGAAAGGTATGTTTGAACGTTGATGTTTTTGACTTAGATGGTCAGCGCCATACACCACGAGAATGGTTCATCGCGCCTTTGGATATACTCGATCAGGCAATTCACCTAATCATAACAGGCGAAATTTACAAATACCATTTTGATGAAAAAAAAGAGGAATTAAGTCTAAGAGAAGTATAA